aatccttacacttgcccaattttcctgcttctaacacatcaactttgaggacaaaatgttcacctgctgcctaatatatcccacccactaacatgtgccatgatgaggagataatcagtgttactcacttcacctgtcagtgctcataatgttatgcctgatcggtgtatgtaagTTATGATTATGTTGTTAGAGGTGCAGTTTGGGtccaaaccttttttttaacagtcaCTGTAAACTATATCTTCTAAAATTAGTAATTAGGAATCGAaacataacaacaataatactaTCTCACCAAATACTTTAGCAATATTAGCAAACTGTATTCAATTAAATGAACACAATCAGAAAATGTACTGTTGTTTACCTGCATGTACGTCTCCAGGGCTGTCCAGACACTCCAGTTTTCCAGATTCCTGCCTTCCTTAACATAATTCTTAGCTCGAGTCTTTCTGTTTTCTGGTGTCATGTTCGGATGAGCTTTCGTCCTGTTCACTCCCAGCACCTCCTCATTCACATACACTGACCACAGGTTACAGGTGCACTCAGTGGTATGTGGAGGGAATTCCCACACAGAGCACTGCTGATTATGGCCTAATTCATGAATAGCCCCCCAAAAACCATTCTTACGCGCTGTCTCTATGTTCATGAGTTCTGCGGCAGAGGTGGAGTGAATCATTACAGGGTAGCCAGCATGCATGAAACCTGTTAGAAAAGGACAAGGGATTGTGGATTAAGAAGTCTGGTTAGTCAAGCATTCTAGATCTTTCTCAATAGCTTCTAAGAGTTTATAAGTTGGTGCTTCAGGCAGATTCCAGTACACACCACAAGAGATCTGAACATCAGCAACAAAACGTTCCTTGCGTGGAAACTTGGCAGGTTTTGAGGCTAAGTCGGCCACACCCTTCATGATGGAATCCCACAGAGCCGCCACCTTGTCAGGATGGTCCAGTTTACGGATGAAGTCAGAGTGTAAGGTGATGATTACATTCTCAAACTCCAGCTCTGCCCAAGGAGCTGGTGCATTACGGATCTTCTTCACCCAGTCTGCTACACTGGTTTGTCCTGATGAAGTTGGGGGAAATGTTAAGTTCACTTATGTGGTTACACTAGAATGGCTTATATTCACTTATTTTGAACTGTACGCATTTTATGCTTGAACACCGGCCTAGAAGTGGCATTTTCACAcactgagtaacacacacacacacacatatatatatatacacacacagacacacacacaggggagtTAATTCTTCTGGATATCCATGCTAGGATGTAAACCTTAAGTTATCACATCATATGTTATAATTTTTGGCCAGAACCAAAATCTGCTATGAAAAAACAAGATTTTATTCAATTTAGGTAGTAAAAGAGTGACAAATCACCTTGCTAACTTATTTACAAATCAGTTTAcaaatatttacttattatttttttacaaacagGTTGCCTATCCATTCCCATAACATTCACTTTATAATTAATTGCAATCAATATTAATGAATTCTAACAGTCAATTATAATCAATTTATGATTGTTGCCTCGATTTTTTTGAATCACTGACTTTTAAATCAATGCATCGATCCGATCTGTCTGATTGTTACACCCCCGATTCTGCATTGTACTGGTCATTATAGGTTTATAAATGCCAAAAAATGTGGACCAGCAGTCCCAAAATAAAAGCCTTTCCattaaatttgattattttctttagcTTTGCAGGACATTTTTTGCCCAAAGCCTGTGCCGCCTGAAAACAGGTCAACTGAGAagacatactgtatgtgtacatatagaaatatgatatctcagaattttttttttccagatcatCATCAACTAATCAGAGCATCTAATTAAAAGTATTATTAACAAACTACTGTTTTAGTTTTATTCATGCTAGTGTTAAGGAAGTCAGTAACAATGGGATTTACCAGACTTATAGTATGGTGCTTTTATGGCTGTTTGTACAACAAACTCTGCTCCATCCACTTTGCTCTTGGGTGGTGCGATCAGGTATAAAAGTCCTCCCCACAAATTCCAGACCTGCACCATATCAGAGTCTAAAGCAAATCGCTCGTGCACTACAGGAGCACGTTTCAGAACATCTGCTTCGTTCAAGCAATCGGTCTGACATCCAGTCTGCAGCTGTGGACATACGGTGTAAACATGAGCTTTACTTTGGTGTTTTTTCTACTTGAAGAATAGTGAGGAATACTTACATACTGAGTAGTGTATTTACCTTCCAACCTTTGCCTTTGATTTCTGGAGGTACTGCAATGTAAGTCCTCATTCCAGGAGAAAGATACAGTCCTGTACTTATCCATTCTTCACAATCTGTAACAATTATCACCAAATGTTATACAATCTCATCTGGATAATAAAGACCATAAATTCAGAGTATAAGTACAATCGTGTTTAAAACTAGACACAAGGACACAGAGGTCCAGACCTTGgtagttttttcttcttctcatgtAGCAAATCTCTAGTGATGATGGTATCATGATAAGGTAGTTTAGTGCACAATGACGCTAACCTTTAAGACTATTTAATCATCAGCATTGACCTCAGAGCAGCTGAAAGGGTTTTTCCATACACTTAATAATATTATACACTATGTTTAGCTCTACCTTTCTTCATGTTGAAAGAAATATATTATAGGCTATGATACACATCAGGACCTCTTGTTTGCACGATTCCacttgactataaactgttgtagaaaggacactatttacatttatattatttatatcctTTATTCTTTACAATACTTGTAACTTTGCGAGTTAAATGAGCTTGCTAGTTGCAGTAACATTAGCTCATCAGGTTGAGCTACAACCTCATTAGCTGGCTATATACAAACATTTAATCttagtttaattttaacttGTTATATTGTGTAACATTAGTAATTAATTACACACTGAGCATGAGTGAATTATTTGCTCTTGTACTGATGGCAAAGTATCAAGTAATGCACTTTAGACATGAAGAGGCTAGCTAATTTAGATGATTTTTCATTCAGTAAAATACTTGATTTAGAGTAGTTTCTGTAACAACAAAAGGAAAAGAGAACAAAGATTTAAAATTAGCAGATGATGTAGCTGACTGAAATATGAATTTCTGCATTGTGGAAATTTTAATCATGGTTATGAGTCTGATTATCTGGCAGATATTttataattcaattaaattttatctGTGTAATGTTTTTCACCTTAGACATTGTTGATGTTTAATAGTGTAATTATCAAGGTTTGGCAGAAGTTTGCTTAAACTAGCTGTTGTATAACTTAGGAATTGTTTACtcaataaatgcaataaaaaaaatcattcattttattaaagaaaagagAATCTCTACCAGATGTGTTTGCGCTGATCCGGACTCTGGCATTGGACACTGTAGGTAGATGGGGTATATTGGAGATGATGTATGGCAGAAGTGCATCAGGATCCTTGCACACTCTGTACACCTCACTTCCCACATGAAGCAGCAGTTTATCTTTGGTATTTTTAACAGGACATTTATCACACACCTGTGGAATTTTTGCCTCTTTCACCATATCTGTGAGCAGTGAAACCATTGATGTATAGGAAGAGCTTTTATGAGCTTGCATGCGCAGATAACTTGTACAATCATTTCTCAGCTTCTGCAGACTGTTCTCTTCATGTTTGGTAAGATCCTGGCCCTCAATGACATGGCTAGCAAAGCGCTGCAGCAAATCACGGAAATGGTATGGCTGTGTACCACTGCCTCCATCTCCCGTTAATTGCTGGGCTTTATACAAGCCACCTTGCAAGGTATTACCCATGATGCACAGTCCCATTTTATTGAGGATACGGTTTCCGGGGGAAGCTGTCATCACATTTTGCCCAGGGTGGGTCTGGGCCCAGTACCAAGCATGACCTCCTATCAAGAGACCTCCACCCTCAGCAACAAACTCCTGGATCTGGTGACGTTGGGAATCATTGTAGGAGGTACAGACAAAGACACTTAGATCTTCACTAAAATTGGTGAATTGACA
The window above is part of the Hemibagrus wyckioides isolate EC202008001 linkage group LG17, SWU_Hwy_1.0, whole genome shotgun sequence genome. Proteins encoded here:
- the LOC131368117 gene encoding TRPM8 channel-associated factor homolog, coding for MEREFDYSALMKGMSELDFQGNAVPSDLVLIGSNAFPLSMNPRGQVLMAASRYGQGRIVVLGHEEYLTRFPVLVENALNWLMPPESKSTTVGIQKSLVSLAQNLSYCTLKTELGDFQNVGLAVYVADAYSVDSCAKELVTFLKSGGGLLIAGQAWSWAQSHPGENTLLCFPGNKVCSVAGIYFSELPAELGKFPVPMQIPSSWLAVSIGKDFKDDLQFLLKGFSEFDVRGGALASEVMAHGPLAFPIALTPCGRAFIAGAYYGQGRIIVTTHEGYLGRDSLSTFLINAINWLDEGRKGKIGIMPQLKDAHRILSKSGLNCQFTNFSEDLSVFVCTSYNDSQRHQIQEFVAEGGGLLIGGHAWYWAQTHPGQNVMTASPGNRILNKMGLCIMGNTLQGGLYKAQQLTGDGGSGTQPYHFRDLLQRFASHVIEGQDLTKHEENSLQKLRNDCTSYLRMQAHKSSSYTSMVSLLTDMVKEAKIPQVCDKCPVKNTKDKLLLHVGSEVYRVCKDPDALLPYIISNIPHLPTVSNARVRISANTSDCEEWISTGLYLSPGMRTYIAVPPEIKGKGWKLQTGCQTDCLNEADVLKRAPVVHERFALDSDMVQVWNLWGGLLYLIAPPKSKVDGAEFVVQTAIKAPYYKSGQTSVADWVKKIRNAPAPWAELEFENVIITLHSDFIRKLDHPDKVAALWDSIMKGVADLASKPAKFPRKERFVADVQISCGFMHAGYPVMIHSTSAAELMNIETARKNGFWGAIHELGHNQQCSVWEFPPHTTECTCNLWSVYVNEEVLGVNRTKAHPNMTPENRKTRAKNYVKEGRNLENWSVWTALETYMQLQEKFGWDAFKKVFAAYHSIKNAPNDRDGKMNLYAETFSKAVNMNLTAFFKAWGWPIQHNTEEALSSLPMWSDHPMAQYA